From the Pseudomonadales bacterium genome, one window contains:
- the tusA gene encoding sulfurtransferase TusA — protein sequence MAEPNRPAAPVAVQHQLDATGLYCPEPVMMLHDQVRVMQQGEVVEVIATDPSTTRDIPKFCTFLGHELVEQRQQDELFTYYIRKG from the coding sequence ATGGCTGAACCGAACCGACCGGCCGCCCCGGTTGCCGTCCAGCATCAACTGGATGCGACCGGGCTTTACTGCCCCGAGCCGGTGATGATGCTGCATGACCAGGTGCGGGTGATGCAGCAGGGCGAGGTGGTCGAGGTGATCGCCACCGACCCCTCGACGACGCGTGACATCCCCAAATTCTGTACCTTTCTTGGCCACGAACTGGTCGAGCAGCGACAACAGGATGAGCTGTTCACCTACTACATCCGCAAGGGTTGA
- the ppsA gene encoding phosphoenolpyruvate synthase — protein sequence MDKYLVWFKEVGMHDVGQVGGKNASLGEMIRNLSEAGVKVPQGFATTARAYYDFIHENDLFDRIQSALKALNVDDVNALAATGARIRQWVLDAPLPKRLEDEVRQAFRTLTDDKDSFAVAVRSSATAEDLPTASFAGQQETYLNIRGIDQTLLSIKRVYASLFNDRAIAYREHQGFAHDQVGISAGIQKMVRSDLGCSGVLFTLDTESGFRDVVFVTASYGLGEPIVQGAVNPDEFYLHKPTLQAGRPAVLRRNLGAKAIKMVYRSTADHHETVATVDVPAAERQRFCISDTDLATLARTGMLIEQHYGRPMDVEWAKDGEDGEIYIVQARPETVKSNSGNAVVERYLLKEQGRVLLEGRSVGHKISSGTVRVITSLQQMDQVQEGDVLVTDMTDPDWEPVMKRARAIVTNRGGRTCHAAIIARELGIPAVVGCSHATELLKNGQQVTVSCAEGDTGRIYEGALDFSVRANSVSSMPNLPVQIMMNVGNPDRAFDFCGLPNEGVGLARLEFIINRMIGVHPKALLNYASLSADLKQSIDRRMAGYASPVDFYVDKLVEGIATLAAAFAPKKVIVRLSDFKSNEYAHLIGGTQYEPTEENPMLGFRGASRYISDQFRDCFELECRALKRVREEMGFTNVEVMVPFVRTVGEARQVVELLASNGLKRGEHGLRIIMMCELPTNALLAAQFLEHFDGFSIGSNDLTQLTLGLDRDSAIVAHLFDERNDAVKALLQMAITTCKSMGKYIGICGQGPSDHLDFAKWLMDQGIDSMSLNPDTVMDAWITLADHLNNHG from the coding sequence TTGGATAAGTATCTGGTCTGGTTCAAAGAGGTCGGCATGCATGACGTCGGCCAGGTGGGCGGCAAGAATGCCTCGCTGGGCGAGATGATCCGCAACCTCTCCGAGGCGGGAGTCAAGGTCCCGCAGGGCTTTGCCACCACCGCCCGGGCCTACTACGACTTCATTCATGAGAACGACCTGTTCGACCGCATCCAGTCTGCGCTCAAGGCGCTCAATGTCGATGATGTCAACGCGCTGGCCGCGACCGGTGCACGGATCCGGCAGTGGGTTCTTGATGCACCACTGCCGAAGCGGCTGGAAGATGAAGTACGGCAGGCATTCCGGACCCTGACCGATGACAAGGACTCCTTCGCCGTGGCAGTACGCTCCTCGGCCACCGCCGAAGATCTGCCAACCGCCTCCTTTGCCGGCCAGCAGGAGACCTATCTCAACATCCGCGGCATCGACCAGACCCTGTTGTCGATCAAGCGGGTCTACGCATCGCTCTTCAACGACCGCGCCATCGCCTACCGTGAACACCAGGGCTTTGCGCACGATCAGGTCGGCATCTCCGCCGGGATCCAGAAGATGGTGCGCAGCGACCTCGGCTGCAGTGGCGTGCTCTTCACCCTCGACACCGAGTCGGGGTTCCGTGACGTGGTCTTCGTCACCGCCTCCTACGGCCTGGGTGAGCCGATCGTGCAGGGGGCGGTCAATCCCGATGAGTTCTACCTGCACAAACCGACGCTGCAGGCGGGCCGCCCGGCGGTGCTGCGGCGCAATCTTGGCGCCAAGGCGATCAAGATGGTCTACCGCTCGACCGCCGACCACCACGAGACGGTGGCGACGGTCGATGTGCCGGCCGCGGAGCGCCAGCGCTTCTGCATCAGTGACACCGATCTGGCCACGCTGGCCAGAACCGGCATGCTGATCGAGCAGCACTATGGCCGCCCGATGGACGTCGAATGGGCGAAAGATGGCGAGGACGGCGAGATCTACATCGTCCAGGCGCGGCCCGAAACGGTCAAGAGCAACAGCGGCAACGCGGTGGTGGAGCGCTACCTGCTCAAGGAGCAGGGCCGGGTGCTGCTCGAAGGGCGCAGCGTCGGCCACAAGATCAGCAGCGGCACGGTGCGGGTGATCACCTCCCTGCAGCAGATGGATCAGGTGCAGGAGGGCGATGTGCTGGTCACCGACATGACCGATCCCGACTGGGAGCCGGTGATGAAACGGGCGCGGGCCATCGTCACCAACCGCGGTGGCCGCACCTGTCACGCCGCCATCATTGCCCGCGAGCTGGGCATTCCGGCGGTCGTCGGCTGCAGCCATGCCACCGAACTGCTGAAAAATGGCCAGCAGGTGACCGTCTCCTGCGCCGAAGGCGATACCGGCCGCATCTACGAAGGGGCGCTCGATTTTTCGGTCCGTGCCAACAGTGTGTCGAGCATGCCCAACCTGCCGGTGCAGATCATGATGAACGTCGGCAACCCCGACCGCGCCTTCGATTTCTGTGGCCTGCCCAACGAAGGGGTGGGGCTGGCGCGGCTCGAGTTCATCATCAACCGGATGATCGGCGTCCACCCCAAGGCGCTGCTCAACTACGCGAGCCTGTCGGCCGATCTCAAACAGAGCATCGACCGGCGCATGGCCGGCTATGCTTCACCGGTCGATTTCTATGTCGACAAGCTGGTCGAGGGCATCGCCACGCTGGCGGCGGCCTTTGCGCCCAAGAAGGTGATCGTGCGGCTCTCCGACTTCAAGTCGAACGAATACGCCCACCTGATCGGTGGCACCCAGTATGAGCCGACCGAAGAGAACCCGATGCTCGGTTTCCGTGGGGCTTCGCGCTACATCTCCGACCAGTTCCGCGACTGTTTCGAGCTCGAATGCCGGGCGCTGAAGCGGGTGCGCGAGGAGATGGGCTTCACCAACGTCGAGGTGATGGTGCCCTTCGTGCGCACCGTCGGCGAAGCACGGCAGGTGGTCGAACTGCTGGCAAGCAATGGGCTGAAACGGGGCGAGCATGGCCTGCGCATCATCATGATGTGTGAACTGCCGACCAACGCGCTGCTGGCCGCGCAGTTCCTCGAGCACTTCGATGGCTTCTCGATCGGCTCCAACGACCTCACCCAGTTGACGCTGGGGCTGGACCGCGACTCCGCGATCGTGGCCCACCTGTTCGATGAGCGCAACGACGCCGTCAAGGCGCTGTTGCAAATGGCGATCACCACCTGCAAATCGATGGGCAAGTACATCGGCATCTGCGGACAGGGGCCATCGGACCACCTCGACTTCGCCAAGTGGTTGATGGATCAGGGCATCGACAGCATGTCGCTCAATCCCGACACCGTGATGGATGCCTGGATCACGCTGGCCGACCACCTCAACAACCATGGCTGA
- a CDS encoding kinase/pyrophosphorylase, giving the protein MKRTVFFISDGTGITAETMGKSLLSHFETLSFSYKTIPYLTAAMAEEVRLRIDAVHREDGLRPIVIATIIDETLLQSIRCANAFFIDLLSTFLRPLEEELQTPSSHTVGKYHSISQDLNYKIRIDAVNFAQDNDDGGRTRNYDTADIILVGVSRCGKTPTCLYLALQFGIKAANYPITEEDLGELKLPKALLEYRQKLHGLTIAPERLCAIRNERLPNSKYASLHQCQHEIQEAEAMYRRHGIPFIDSTHYSIEEISTRILAAANIERRLH; this is encoded by the coding sequence ATGAAACGGACAGTTTTCTTCATCTCCGACGGCACCGGCATCACTGCCGAGACCATGGGCAAGAGCCTGCTCTCCCACTTTGAAACCCTCTCGTTCTCCTACAAGACCATTCCCTATCTGACCGCAGCGATGGCCGAAGAGGTCAGGTTACGCATCGACGCGGTGCATCGGGAGGATGGCCTGCGGCCGATCGTCATCGCCACCATCATCGATGAGACACTGCTGCAATCGATCCGCTGTGCGAATGCGTTCTTCATCGACCTGCTGTCGACCTTTCTCAGGCCACTGGAAGAGGAGTTGCAGACGCCCTCGTCACATACCGTAGGCAAGTACCACTCCATCAGCCAGGATCTGAACTACAAGATTCGCATCGATGCGGTCAACTTCGCCCAAGACAACGACGATGGTGGGCGCACCCGCAACTACGACACCGCCGACATCATCCTGGTGGGGGTCTCGCGCTGCGGAAAGACGCCGACCTGCCTTTACCTGGCACTGCAATTTGGCATCAAAGCCGCCAACTACCCGATCACCGAAGAGGATCTCGGCGAGTTGAAGCTGCCCAAGGCGCTGCTGGAGTACAGGCAGAAGCTCCATGGCCTGACCATTGCCCCGGAGCGGCTCTGCGCGATTCGCAACGAGCGGCTGCCCAACAGCAAGTATGCCTCGCTCCATCAGTGTCAGCATGAGATCCAGGAGGCCGAGGCGATGTACCGCCGCCATGGCATTCCTTTCATCGACTCGACCCACTACTCGATCGAGGAGATTTCAACCCGCATTCTGGCTGCCGCCAACATCGAACGGCGGCTGCACTGA
- the prpC gene encoding 2-methylcitrate synthase — protein MATAKPLSGAGLRGQVAGQTALCTVGKEGAGLTYRGYPIELLAEKARFEEVAYLLLRGKLPNQAELDGYVAKLKGLRALPQPLKTVLENIPRSAHPMDVMRTGCSMLGNLETELDFAEAHDRIDRMLALFPSIICYWYRFSHDGIRIDTVTDDDSIAGHFLHLLHGKKPSATHQRVLDVSLILYAEHEFNASTFTARVCASTLSDIHSCVTGAIGSLRGPLHGGANEAAMEMIERFSSADEATREIQRMLVAKEKIMGFGHAIYREFDPRNPIIKAWAKRLADEVGDSRLYPVSEAIEKVMWDEKKLFPNADFYHASAYHFMGIPTKLFTPLFVMSRVSGWCAHVLEQRSNNRIIRPSAEYTGPDSAEWVDIAQRG, from the coding sequence ATGGCAACAGCGAAACCACTCTCGGGTGCAGGACTGCGGGGACAGGTTGCGGGGCAGACGGCGCTCTGCACCGTGGGCAAGGAGGGCGCCGGCCTCACCTATCGGGGCTATCCGATCGAGCTTCTGGCCGAGAAGGCGCGTTTCGAGGAGGTGGCCTACCTGCTGCTCCGGGGCAAGCTGCCCAACCAGGCGGAGCTCGATGGCTATGTCGCCAAGCTGAAGGGGCTGCGCGCGCTGCCGCAGCCGCTGAAGACGGTGCTGGAGAACATCCCCCGCTCAGCCCATCCGATGGATGTGATGCGCACCGGCTGCTCGATGCTGGGCAACCTCGAAACCGAGCTCGACTTCGCCGAGGCACATGACCGCATCGATCGGATGCTGGCGCTGTTTCCGTCGATCATCTGCTACTGGTACCGCTTCAGTCACGATGGCATCCGCATCGACACCGTGACCGATGACGATTCGATCGCCGGCCACTTTCTCCATCTGCTGCATGGCAAAAAACCGAGTGCCACCCATCAGCGGGTGCTCGATGTTTCACTGATTCTCTATGCCGAGCATGAGTTCAACGCCTCGACCTTCACCGCCCGGGTCTGCGCCTCGACGCTTTCGGACATCCACTCCTGCGTGACCGGTGCCATCGGCTCACTGCGTGGACCGCTGCATGGCGGCGCCAACGAGGCGGCGATGGAGATGATCGAGCGGTTCAGTTCCGCCGACGAGGCCACCCGCGAGATTCAGCGGATGCTGGTGGCCAAGGAGAAGATCATGGGTTTTGGCCACGCCATCTACCGTGAATTCGATCCGCGCAACCCGATCATCAAGGCCTGGGCGAAGCGGCTGGCCGACGAAGTGGGCGACAGCCGGCTCTATCCGGTGTCGGAGGCGATCGAAAAGGTGATGTGGGACGAGAAGAAACTGTTCCCCAATGCCGACTTCTACCATGCCTCGGCCTACCACTTCATGGGCATTCCGACCAAGCTGTTCACGCCGCTGTTCGTGATGAGCCGGGTCAGCGGCTGGTGCGCCCATGTGCTGGAGCAGCGCAGCAACAACCGCATCATCCGCCCCAGCGCCGAATACACCGGCCCCGACAGCGCGGAGTGGGTCGACATCGCCCAGCGCGGTTGA
- the prpB gene encoding methylisocitrate lyase produces MPQPPTAGARFRAALVNHHPLPVVGTINAYSATMAQKIGHQAIYLSGAGVANASYGLPDLGITSLNDVLTDVSRITAACDLPLLVDIDTGWGSAFNISRTIKEMIRAGAAAVHIEDQVAAKRCGHRPNKAIVSKGEMVDRIKAAVDGRTDPDFVIMARTDALAVEGMEAAVERALLCVEAGADAIFPEAMRELEQYRTFVEAVKVPVLANITEFGATPLFSCEQLGAVGVAMVLYPLSAFRAMNRAAERVYRTILAEGSQQKVVETMQTRDELYAYLDYHAYEQKLDELFKSESE; encoded by the coding sequence ATGCCACAACCCCCGACCGCAGGCGCCCGTTTTCGCGCCGCACTTGTCAACCACCATCCGCTGCCGGTTGTCGGCACCATCAACGCCTACAGCGCCACGATGGCCCAGAAGATTGGCCATCAGGCGATCTATCTCTCTGGCGCCGGCGTCGCCAATGCCTCCTATGGCCTGCCCGATCTGGGCATCACCTCACTCAATGATGTGCTGACCGATGTCAGCCGTATCACCGCTGCCTGCGATCTGCCGCTGCTGGTCGACATTGACACCGGTTGGGGCAGCGCCTTCAACATCTCGCGCACGATCAAAGAGATGATCCGCGCCGGCGCGGCGGCGGTCCATATCGAGGACCAGGTTGCCGCCAAGCGCTGTGGCCACCGCCCCAACAAGGCCATCGTCAGCAAGGGCGAGATGGTCGATCGGATCAAGGCTGCGGTCGATGGCCGCACCGATCCAGACTTCGTGATCATGGCGCGCACCGACGCGCTGGCGGTCGAGGGGATGGAGGCCGCGGTCGAACGTGCGCTGCTCTGCGTCGAAGCGGGCGCCGATGCGATCTTCCCCGAGGCGATGCGCGAACTGGAGCAGTACCGCACCTTCGTCGAGGCGGTCAAGGTGCCGGTGCTGGCCAACATCACCGAGTTCGGCGCGACCCCGCTGTTCAGTTGCGAGCAGTTGGGCGCCGTCGGTGTGGCCATGGTGCTCTATCCGCTGAGCGCATTCCGCGCCATGAACCGGGCGGCCGAACGGGTGTACCGCACCATCCTGGCCGAGGGCAGCCAACAGAAGGTGGTCGAGACGATGCAGACCCGCGATGAGCTGTATGCCTATCTCGATTACCATGCCTATGAACAGAAACTGGACGAACTATTCAAGTCGGAGTCGGAATGA
- the pabB gene encoding aminodeoxychorismate synthase component I yields the protein MSAPERLAVDYRIDRARLFASLRHWPAAVWLDSNAERRGDGAHDLISACPTVTLQQRQERCWLQPHDGAAAAAAGEFLSLLREQLAKRSDPDGHAAGAAIGYLGYDLARSWAHGAFSTDLARADIDLPQARIGLYDWLYVADHRRQQAEVLIHPACPPAIAERVRGWVAGLAGDTAPPPARFRLEGGWQSDLPQERYRTAFRRVHDYIEAGDCYQVNLAQRLSARYVGDPFEAYLRLRAVSPAPYAAFIGLDEGAILSLSPEQFLQVTAGEVTTRPIKGTRPRLDDRQADEAMRQSLLHSDKERAENVMIVDLLRNDLGKSCQPGSIRVPKLCALESFANVHHLVSTVVGRLTADRDALDLLRGCFPGGSITGAPKQRAMQIIEELEPHRRAIYCGSIAAIGYDGSLRSSITIRTLLCQRGTVHVWGGGGIVADSSCEAEYQESLAKIDNLCQELNRHESPGN from the coding sequence ATGAGTGCACCCGAGCGCCTGGCAGTCGACTACCGGATCGACCGCGCCCGGCTGTTTGCCTCCCTCCGCCACTGGCCCGCTGCCGTCTGGCTCGACAGCAATGCCGAGCGGCGCGGCGATGGCGCGCATGATCTGATCTCGGCCTGTCCGACCGTGACGCTGCAGCAACGGCAGGAGCGCTGCTGGCTGCAACCGCATGATGGCGCAGCGGCAGCGGCGGCCGGAGAATTCCTCAGTCTGTTGCGCGAGCAGTTGGCCAAACGGAGTGATCCAGACGGCCACGCAGCCGGCGCCGCGATTGGCTACCTCGGCTACGACCTGGCCCGCAGCTGGGCGCATGGCGCCTTCTCGACCGATCTGGCGCGGGCCGACATCGACCTGCCGCAGGCCCGCATCGGCCTCTACGACTGGCTCTACGTGGCCGATCATCGACGCCAGCAGGCCGAAGTGCTGATCCATCCGGCCTGCCCGCCGGCGATTGCCGAGCGGGTGCGCGGCTGGGTGGCCGGGCTCGCCGGCGACACGGCCCCGCCGCCGGCGCGATTCAGGCTGGAGGGTGGCTGGCAGAGCGACCTGCCGCAAGAGCGCTATCGCACCGCCTTCCGGCGCGTGCATGACTACATCGAGGCGGGCGACTGCTACCAGGTCAATCTGGCGCAGCGGCTCAGCGCGCGCTATGTCGGCGACCCCTTCGAGGCCTACCTGCGGCTGCGCGCCGTCAGCCCCGCCCCCTATGCCGCCTTCATCGGGCTCGATGAGGGGGCCATTCTCAGTCTGTCGCCCGAGCAGTTTCTGCAGGTCACCGCCGGGGAGGTGACCACCCGGCCGATCAAGGGCACCCGGCCACGGCTGGATGACCGGCAGGCGGACGAGGCGATGCGCCAGAGCCTGCTGCACAGCGACAAGGAGCGGGCCGAGAATGTGATGATCGTCGACCTGCTGCGCAACGACCTCGGCAAGAGCTGCCAGCCGGGCAGCATCCGGGTTCCCAAACTCTGCGCGCTGGAGAGCTTCGCCAATGTCCACCATCTGGTCAGCACGGTGGTGGGCCGGCTGACCGCCGACCGCGATGCACTCGATCTGTTGCGGGGCTGCTTTCCGGGCGGTTCGATCACCGGCGCCCCCAAGCAGCGGGCGATGCAGATCATCGAAGAACTGGAGCCGCACCGGCGCGCCATCTACTGCGGCTCGATCGCCGCGATCGGCTACGACGGCTCGCTGCGCAGCAGCATCACCATCCGCACCCTGCTCTGTCAGCGCGGGACTGTCCATGTGTGGGGCGGCGGTGGCATAGTGGCCGACTCCAGTTGTGAGGCGGAGTATCAGGAGTCCCTCGCCAAGATCGACAACCTCTGCCAGGAGTTGAACCGGCATGAAAGCCCAGGGAATTGA
- a CDS encoding CoA pyrophosphatase: MKAQGIEIDLPRLRPSRGQLLDHFASQSGAPVAATLNPDDVTAGLISRENKRESAILMPIVQKADELEIILTWRSAHLRSHAGQVSFPGGRVDESDASREHTALRETEEEIGIPMNRVQVLGRMGDYYTQSGYSITPVVGLIDTPVELRPNPHEVAAIIEAPLHFFLDSAAYRIHQRETDGTVRSFYSVTYGDYFIWGATAAMLVEFYRRLAAFMGDRG, translated from the coding sequence ATGAAAGCCCAGGGAATTGAGATCGACCTGCCACGCCTGCGGCCGAGTCGCGGGCAGTTGCTCGACCACTTCGCCAGCCAGAGTGGCGCGCCGGTCGCGGCCACCCTGAACCCCGACGATGTCACCGCCGGGCTGATCTCCCGCGAAAACAAGCGCGAATCGGCCATTCTGATGCCGATCGTGCAAAAAGCCGATGAACTGGAGATCATCCTCACCTGGCGCAGCGCCCACCTGCGCAGCCATGCCGGTCAGGTCAGCTTTCCCGGCGGCCGGGTCGATGAGAGCGACGCCAGCCGCGAGCACACCGCGCTGCGCGAGACCGAAGAGGAGATCGGCATCCCGATGAATCGGGTGCAGGTGCTGGGCCGGATGGGCGACTACTACACCCAGAGCGGCTACTCCATCACCCCGGTGGTGGGGCTGATCGACACGCCGGTCGAACTGCGGCCGAACCCCCATGAGGTGGCCGCCATCATCGAGGCGCCGCTGCACTTCTTTCTCGACTCCGCCGCCTACCGGATCCACCAGCGCGAGACCGACGGCACGGTGCGCTCCTTCTATTCGGTCACCTATGGCGACTACTTCATCTGGGGCGCCACCGCCGCGATGCTGGTCGAGTTCTACCGGCGGCTGGCGGCCTTCATGGGGGATCGAGGCTGA
- the trxC gene encoding thioredoxin TrxC, whose translation MLQINCPHCFVTNRLPAQRLGDRPNCGRCKQPLFTGTPLELTEANLTATLTRNDIPLVVDCWAAWCGPCRSFAPTFSQAAARYEPHARFAKLDTEALPAVAQQWAIRSIPTLILFRNGQEVQRQAGALSPPQLAQWLKQAGVV comes from the coding sequence ATGTTGCAGATCAACTGTCCCCACTGTTTCGTGACCAACCGCCTGCCGGCGCAGCGGTTGGGTGATCGGCCCAACTGCGGTCGCTGCAAGCAGCCGCTCTTCACCGGCACACCGCTCGAACTGACCGAAGCCAACCTGACCGCGACATTGACGCGCAACGACATTCCGCTGGTCGTCGACTGCTGGGCCGCCTGGTGCGGTCCCTGCCGCAGCTTCGCCCCGACGTTCAGTCAGGCGGCAGCCCGCTATGAGCCCCACGCCCGCTTCGCCAAGCTCGACACCGAGGCCCTTCCTGCGGTGGCCCAGCAGTGGGCGATCCGCAGCATCCCGACCCTGATCCTGTTCCGCAACGGTCAGGAGGTTCAGCGCCAGGCCGGCGCCCTGTCACCACCGCAACTGGCCCAGTGGCTGAAGCAGGCGGGGGTGGTTTAG
- the ureG gene encoding urease accessory protein UreG, which yields MSSAQALRVGVGGPVGSGKTALLARLCRLLRDHYQIAVVTNDIYTQEDAQFLVRNEALAPERIIGVETGGCPHTAIREDASMNLQAVAELQQRFSDLELIFVESGGDNLSATFSPELSDLTLYVIDVAAGDKIPRKGGPGITRSDLLIINKTDLAPLVGADLAVMERDAKKMRGERPFLFTNLKQGDGVAAVVDFIVTAGLLPAPRLPQ from the coding sequence ATGTCCAGCGCTCAAGCCTTGCGGGTCGGCGTCGGCGGTCCGGTCGGCTCCGGCAAGACCGCGCTGCTGGCGCGGCTCTGCCGTCTCCTGCGCGACCACTACCAGATCGCCGTCGTTACCAATGACATCTACACCCAGGAGGATGCCCAGTTTCTGGTGCGCAACGAGGCGTTGGCGCCGGAACGGATCATCGGCGTCGAAACCGGTGGCTGTCCCCACACCGCGATCCGCGAGGATGCCTCGATGAACCTGCAGGCGGTGGCCGAACTGCAACAGCGTTTCAGCGACCTCGAACTGATCTTCGTCGAAAGCGGCGGTGACAACCTGAGCGCCACCTTCAGCCCGGAGCTCTCCGACCTGACCCTCTATGTGATCGACGTCGCGGCCGGTGACAAGATTCCCCGCAAGGGCGGACCCGGCATCACCCGCTCCGACCTGCTGATCATCAACAAGACCGACCTCGCCCCGCTGGTGGGCGCCGATCTGGCGGTGATGGAGCGCGACGCAAAGAAAATGCGTGGCGAGCGGCCGTTTCTGTTCACCAACCTCAAGCAAGGCGACGGCGTCGCCGCGGTGGTCGACTTCATTGTCACCGCCGGCCTGCTGCCCGCCCCCCGGCTGCCGCAGTGA
- a CDS encoding urease accessory protein UreF, translating into MPTELARLRLLQLTSPALPIGAFACSQSLESAVTLGWVDDADSLADWIGGLLSHGLGRLDLPILARQIQACAADQQAEAVRWNRHLLASRESGELRLEDRQLGAALLRLLTTLEGADVLDWLADEAACFGVAQVTLFGWAAARFGIEPAAALEGFAFAWLENQLTAATKLMPLGQSRAQRLLSGFLPRLPALVEQALQCDDSAIGAALPGMAFASGRHESQYCRLFRS; encoded by the coding sequence ATGCCGACTGAACTGGCGCGGCTGCGGCTGCTGCAACTGACCAGCCCGGCCCTGCCGATCGGCGCCTTTGCCTGCTCCCAGTCACTCGAAAGTGCGGTAACCCTCGGCTGGGTCGATGATGCCGACAGCCTGGCCGACTGGATCGGCGGGCTGCTGAGCCATGGGCTGGGCCGGCTCGACCTGCCGATTCTGGCCCGGCAGATTCAAGCCTGCGCGGCCGATCAGCAGGCCGAGGCAGTGCGCTGGAACCGCCATCTGCTCGCCAGCCGCGAGAGCGGCGAGCTGCGGCTCGAAGACCGGCAACTGGGCGCGGCCCTGCTGCGGCTGCTGACCACGCTCGAAGGTGCCGACGTGCTCGACTGGCTGGCCGACGAAGCCGCCTGCTTCGGTGTCGCCCAGGTCACGCTGTTCGGCTGGGCCGCCGCCCGTTTCGGCATCGAACCGGCTGCCGCGCTCGAAGGGTTCGCCTTCGCCTGGCTCGAAAACCAGCTCACCGCTGCCACCAAGTTGATGCCACTGGGGCAGAGCAGGGCGCAGCGGCTGCTGAGCGGTTTTCTGCCACGGTTGCCCGCGCTGGTCGAACAGGCGTTGCAGTGTGACGACAGCGCCATCGGCGCTGCGCTGCCGGGCATGGCCTTTGCCAGCGGCCGCCACGAAAGCCAGTATTGCCGATTGTTCCGTTCATGA
- the ureE gene encoding urease accessory protein UreE, protein MSTLTQVSELLGHHHHDQADARLILDFEARSKSRQRVQLADGEAVALMLPRGTLLRGGDWLRDSRGRLIEVVAAPEWLSCVSGEPLQLLRAAYHLGNRHIPLQIAPGWLRYQHDSVLDQMVIGLGLTLDRQQLPFEPEAGAYQGGHHHAD, encoded by the coding sequence ATGTCCACCCTCACCCAGGTCAGCGAGCTGCTGGGTCATCACCACCACGATCAGGCCGATGCCCGGCTGATTCTCGACTTCGAGGCGCGCAGCAAGAGCCGCCAGCGGGTCCAGTTGGCCGATGGCGAGGCGGTCGCGCTGATGCTGCCGCGCGGCACGCTGCTGCGCGGCGGCGACTGGCTGCGCGACAGCCGGGGCCGGTTGATCGAGGTGGTCGCCGCGCCGGAGTGGCTCAGTTGCGTCAGCGGCGAACCCTTGCAGCTGCTGCGCGCCGCCTACCACCTCGGCAACCGCCACATCCCGTTGCAGATCGCTCCCGGCTGGCTGCGCTATCAGCACGACAGCGTGCTCGACCAGATGGTGATCGGCCTGGGGTTGACCCTCGACCGGCAGCAGTTGCCGTTCGAGCCCGAAGCCGGCGCCTACCAGGGCGGCCACCACCATGCCGACTGA